A window from Pseudomonas kribbensis encodes these proteins:
- the gbcB gene encoding glycine-betaine demethylase subunit GbcB translates to MSNSFLNPVTTQTWANGRHIVRCVKVIQETWDVRTFCFMADQPILFFFKPGQFVTLELEIEGQPIMRSYTISSSPSVPYSFSVTIKRVPGGKVSNWLHDTLHEGQELAVHGPVGLFNAIDFPSPKVLYLSGGVGITPVMSMARWFYDTNGNVDMTFIHSARSPKDIIYHRELEHMASRIDNFSLHLICEKHGLGEPWAGYRGYLNHKMLELMVPDFLEREVFCCGPTPYMTAVKRLLENAGYDMKRYHEESFGATPPEARADAVEQAEQAAEAPEIPVADLHLVEFTSSDKSIRVAPGETVHAAAAKVGLMIPKACGMGICGTCKVLKLGGEVEMDHNGGITEDDEAEGYILSCCSVPKGDVRIEY, encoded by the coding sequence ATGTCGAACAGCTTCCTGAATCCGGTCACCACCCAGACCTGGGCCAATGGCCGACACATCGTCCGTTGCGTCAAAGTCATCCAGGAAACCTGGGACGTGCGCACCTTCTGTTTCATGGCCGACCAGCCGATCCTGTTCTTCTTCAAGCCCGGGCAGTTCGTGACCCTGGAGCTGGAAATCGAAGGCCAGCCGATCATGCGTTCGTACACCATCTCCAGCTCGCCGTCGGTGCCATACAGCTTTTCGGTGACCATCAAGCGGGTGCCGGGGGGCAAGGTGTCCAACTGGCTGCACGACACGCTGCACGAAGGCCAGGAACTGGCGGTGCACGGCCCGGTCGGGCTGTTCAACGCCATCGACTTCCCGAGCCCGAAAGTGCTGTACCTCAGCGGCGGTGTCGGCATTACGCCAGTGATGTCCATGGCGCGCTGGTTCTACGACACCAACGGCAACGTCGACATGACGTTCATCCACAGCGCCCGCTCACCGAAAGACATCATTTACCACCGCGAGCTGGAACACATGGCGTCGCGGATCGACAACTTCAGCCTGCACCTGATCTGCGAGAAACACGGGCTGGGCGAGCCGTGGGCCGGCTATCGCGGCTACCTGAATCACAAGATGCTGGAACTGATGGTGCCGGACTTCCTCGAGCGCGAAGTGTTCTGCTGCGGCCCGACGCCGTACATGACGGCGGTCAAGCGTCTGCTGGAAAACGCCGGCTACGACATGAAGCGCTACCACGAGGAATCCTTTGGCGCCACGCCACCGGAAGCCCGCGCCGACGCGGTTGAACAGGCCGAACAGGCCGCCGAAGCACCGGAAATCCCGGTGGCGGATCTGCACCTGGTGGAGTTCACCTCGTCGGACAAGAGCATTCGCGTGGCCCCGGGCGAGACTGTGCATGCGGCAGCGGCCAAGGTCGGCCTGATGATCCCGAAAGCCTGCGGCATGGGGATCTGCGGGACGTGCAAGGTGCTCAAGCTGGGCGGCGAGGTGGAGATGGATCACAACGGCGGGATTACCGAGGACGACGAGGCGGAGGGGTACATTCTTTCTTGCTGCAGCGTGCCGAAGGGGGATGTGCGGATCGAGTACTGA
- the gbcA gene encoding glycine-betaine demethylase subunit GbcA: MDTAKLSLGDLLEPARKATAQMLQERERTYSLPQPFYSDERLFDIDMQEIFQKEWLIAGMTCEIPAKGNYITLQIGKNPIIVIRGAEGVVHAFHNVCRHRGSRLCTSDKGKVAKLVCHYHQWTYELDGRLLFAGTEMGADFDMKQYGLKPVNVKTAGGYIFISLAENPPAIDDFLSTLNHYMEPYDMENTKVAITTTLMEKANWKLVLENNRECYHCNGSHPELLKTLLEWDDVTDPRADQAFKDHVAASAAAWEAEKIPYAHASFGLRNRIVRMPLLKGTVSMTMDGKQGCAKLMGRIKNPDLGSMRILHLPHSWNHCMGDHIIVFTVWPISAQETMVTTKWIVHKDAVEGVDYDVERMRKVWDATNDQDRRLAEENQRGINSTAYQPGPYSKTYEFGVVNFVDWYSERMLSNLGAEPAPYLKGVPVQG, encoded by the coding sequence ATGGACACCGCAAAACTCAGCCTGGGCGACCTGCTGGAACCCGCACGCAAGGCCACCGCGCAAATGCTGCAGGAACGCGAGCGCACCTATTCGCTGCCGCAACCGTTCTACAGTGACGAGCGCCTGTTCGATATCGACATGCAGGAGATCTTCCAGAAAGAGTGGTTGATCGCCGGCATGACCTGCGAGATCCCGGCCAAGGGCAACTACATCACCCTGCAGATCGGCAAGAACCCGATCATCGTCATTCGCGGCGCCGAAGGCGTGGTGCACGCGTTCCACAACGTCTGCCGCCACCGTGGCTCGCGCCTGTGCACCAGCGACAAGGGCAAGGTCGCCAAACTGGTCTGTCACTACCACCAGTGGACCTACGAACTGGACGGTCGTCTGCTGTTCGCCGGCACCGAAATGGGCGCCGACTTCGACATGAAGCAGTACGGCCTCAAACCGGTGAACGTGAAGACGGCCGGCGGCTACATCTTCATCAGCCTGGCGGAGAACCCGCCGGCCATCGATGACTTCCTGTCGACCCTGAACCACTACATGGAACCCTACGACATGGAGAACACCAAGGTGGCGATTACCACCACCTTGATGGAAAAGGCCAACTGGAAACTGGTGCTGGAAAACAACCGCGAGTGCTACCACTGCAACGGTTCGCACCCGGAATTGCTGAAAACCCTGCTGGAGTGGGACGACGTCACCGACCCGCGCGCCGACCAGGCATTCAAGGACCACGTCGCCGCGTCTGCTGCCGCGTGGGAAGCCGAAAAGATCCCTTACGCCCACGCCAGTTTCGGCCTGCGCAACCGCATCGTGCGCATGCCGCTGCTCAAGGGCACCGTGTCGATGACCATGGACGGCAAACAGGGCTGCGCCAAGCTGATGGGCCGGATCAAGAACCCGGACCTGGGCTCGATGCGCATCCTGCACCTGCCGCACTCGTGGAACCACTGCATGGGCGACCACATCATCGTGTTCACCGTGTGGCCGATCAGCGCCCAGGAAACCATGGTCACCACCAAGTGGATCGTGCACAAGGATGCCGTGGAAGGCGTGGATTACGACGTCGAGCGCATGCGCAAGGTGTGGGACGCGACCAACGATCAGGACCGTCGCCTGGCCGAAGAAAACCAGCGCGGGATCAACTCCACCGCGTACCAGCCGGGGCCGTACTCCAAAACCTATGAATTTGGCGTGGTCAACTTCGTCGACTGGTACAGCGAGCGCATGTTGAGCAACCTCGGGGCCGAGCCTGCTCCGTACCTCAAAGGCGTGCCAGTCCAAGGATAA
- a CDS encoding metallophosphoesterase family protein, translating to MSAVGNLKHEYDKVKVRLHGLITRVEMAWMKLISELEPEEFQAIIKLLQRGHDQAQYVLKNGELPDDEPAVPWELSHGLSILRIGNATPLPQSPDQLQTKVLKDGTLLGCRKWELLDLLWSEALLKWIENLRHHATFGTDPALVTMDREVTLAIAGDWGTGPFNSHAPAVSVANQMQLANADFTIHLGDVYYAGTHSQEDTDMSGWPMGTHGSFTLNSNHEMYSGAHGYFKELAARFPGQQGTSYFALINDDWLIVGLDTAYASDVLNLYMDGTLNEPQIAWMKGLPKRKKLMVLSHHQGFDITGHNKTALYQPVCDALGREPDYWYWGHLHNGIVYATQGGLHARCAGHGAIPYGTTSELNGHPRILFSETQDAKDPDYPLRVLNGYAKIRLVGEEIFEEFIGEDGSVRWKS from the coding sequence ATGTCAGCGGTCGGTAACCTGAAGCATGAATACGACAAGGTCAAAGTACGTCTGCACGGCCTGATCACGCGAGTGGAAATGGCCTGGATGAAGCTCATCAGCGAACTGGAACCCGAAGAGTTCCAGGCCATCATCAAGCTGCTCCAGCGTGGTCACGATCAGGCGCAGTACGTGCTGAAAAACGGCGAGTTGCCGGATGACGAGCCGGCCGTGCCGTGGGAGTTGTCCCACGGGTTGTCGATCCTGCGCATCGGCAACGCAACGCCGTTGCCGCAGTCCCCTGATCAACTGCAAACCAAAGTACTCAAGGACGGCACGCTGCTTGGCTGTCGCAAGTGGGAACTGCTGGATCTGCTGTGGAGCGAGGCGCTGCTCAAGTGGATCGAAAACCTGCGCCATCACGCGACCTTCGGCACGGACCCGGCGCTGGTGACCATGGATCGCGAAGTGACGTTGGCGATTGCCGGCGACTGGGGCACCGGGCCGTTCAACAGCCATGCGCCGGCGGTGTCGGTGGCCAACCAGATGCAACTGGCCAATGCCGACTTCACCATTCACCTGGGGGATGTCTATTACGCGGGCACTCACTCTCAGGAAGACACCGACATGTCCGGCTGGCCGATGGGCACCCACGGCTCGTTCACCCTCAATTCCAACCATGAGATGTACAGCGGCGCCCACGGTTACTTCAAGGAACTGGCCGCGCGGTTTCCGGGGCAGCAGGGCACCAGCTACTTTGCCCTGATCAACGACGACTGGCTGATTGTCGGGCTGGACACGGCCTATGCCTCGGACGTGTTGAACCTGTACATGGACGGCACGCTGAACGAACCGCAAATTGCTTGGATGAAGGGCTTGCCCAAACGCAAAAAACTGATGGTGCTCAGTCATCATCAGGGCTTCGATATCACCGGGCACAACAAGACTGCGCTGTATCAACCGGTGTGCGATGCACTGGGGCGCGAGCCGGATTACTGGTACTGGGGGCATCTGCACAACGGCATCGTCTATGCGACCCAGGGCGGTTTGCATGCGCGCTGCGCCGGGCACGGAGCGATTCCCTATGGCACCACCAGCGAGTTGAACGGGCATCCGCGGATACTGTTTTCCGAGACCCAGGACGCGAAGGATCCGGACTATCCGCTAAGGGTTTTGAACGGTTACGCGAAAATCAGGTTGGTGGGGGAGGAGATTTTCGAGGAGTTTATTGGCGAGGATGGATCGGTGAGGTGGAAAAGCTAG
- a CDS encoding SDR family oxidoreductase produces MSLKGKTLFITGASRGIGREIALRAARDGANIVIAAKSAEPHAKLPGTIHSVAAEVEAAGGKALALQLDVREEEAVRQALAQANEHFGGIDALVNNAGAIKLTGVQHIELKRFDLMHQINTRAVLLCSQAALPYLKKSSGHILNLSPPLNMANKWFAQYSPYTVTKYGMSMLTVGMSEEFANYGISVNSLWPQTMIATAAIEFQLGNRESFKHARTPQIMADAAHVILGSSGRRITGRLLIDEEILRESGVTEFDHYRFEPGSDAKLMTDLFVD; encoded by the coding sequence ATGTCGCTAAAAGGCAAAACCTTGTTCATCACTGGCGCCAGCCGTGGCATCGGGCGCGAGATTGCGCTGCGGGCTGCGCGGGACGGGGCCAATATCGTGATCGCCGCCAAGAGCGCCGAACCCCACGCCAAGTTGCCCGGCACCATCCACAGTGTCGCGGCGGAAGTCGAAGCGGCCGGCGGCAAGGCTTTGGCCCTGCAACTGGATGTGCGCGAGGAAGAGGCCGTGCGTCAGGCGCTGGCTCAGGCCAACGAACACTTCGGCGGGATCGACGCACTGGTGAACAACGCCGGGGCGATCAAGTTGACCGGTGTGCAACACATCGAACTCAAGCGCTTCGACCTGATGCACCAGATCAACACCCGCGCGGTGCTGCTGTGCAGCCAGGCGGCCTTGCCCTATTTGAAAAAGTCCTCCGGACACATTCTCAACCTGTCACCGCCGTTGAACATGGCCAATAAATGGTTCGCGCAATACAGCCCCTATACCGTAACCAAGTACGGCATGAGCATGCTGACTGTGGGCATGAGCGAGGAATTCGCCAACTACGGGATCAGTGTCAATTCGCTGTGGCCGCAGACCATGATCGCCACGGCGGCGATCGAGTTTCAGCTGGGCAACCGGGAGTCGTTCAAGCATGCGCGCACGCCGCAGATCATGGCGGATGCGGCGCATGTGATTCTGGGCAGCAGCGGACGGCGGATTACCGGGCGGTTGTTGATCGATGAGGAGATCTTGCGGGAGAGCGGCGTGACCGAGTTCGATCATTACCGCTTTGAACCGGGGAGTGATGCGAAGTTGATGACGGATTTGTTTGTCGACTGA